Part of the Streptomyces antimycoticus genome, CCGGCCTCGTCCTCGACGACTTCACCACCCCGGCCGCGCGCCGTGCCCTCGCCGATGCCGAACTGCTGGTCACCGGCTGGGGCTGCCCGCCCCTGGACCGCGGCGCGCTCGACGCCGCGCCCCGGCTGCGCGCCGTCGTCCACACCGCGGGCACCGTGCGCCACCACATCACCGACGCCTGCTGGGAGCGCGGCATCGCGGTCTCCTCGGCGGCCGCGGCCAACGCGGTACCCGTCGCCGAGTACACCGTCGCCATGATCCTGCTGTCCAACAAGCGCATCCTGGACATCGCCCGGGACTACCGCGCCGAGCGGCGCACGATCGACTGGAACGAGCGCTATCCGGACGCCGGCAACTACCGCCGGACAGTGGGCATCCTCAGCGCCTCCGTCATCGGCCGCCGGGTGATCGAGCTGCTGCGCCCGTACGACCTCGACCTGCGGCTGTACGACCCGTATGTCACGGCTGAGGAGGCGCGGGAACTCGGCGCGCGCCAGGTCGGCCTGCGGGAACTCTTCGCCGGCAGCGATGTCATCAGCGTCCACACCCCCCTGCTGCCGGCCACCCAGGGGCTGGTCAGCCGGGAGCTGCTGGCCGCCATGCCGGACGGCGCCACGCTCATCAACACCGCGCGCGGGGCGGTGGTGGACCAGGACGCGCTGACCGAGGAGCTGGTGGCCGGGCGGATCCGCGCCGTCCTCGACGTCACCGTGCCGGAGGTGCTGCCCGCCGCCTCACCCCTGTACGACTGCGACAACGCGCTGATCACCCCGCATATCGCCGGATCCAAGAGCGGTGAGCTGCGCCGGCTGGCCGACCTCGCCATCGGCGAGATCGAGAACTACGTCACCGGCCGCGACTTCGCCCACCCCGTACGACCGGAGATCCTCGACCGCTCGGCGTGAGAGGGCGCGCCCTCTCACGTCCCGCGACCCCAGGAGGCCCACCCCGCCATGCCCGAGCTCCCCTTCCTCCTCCCCGCCGACGACCGCACCCTCAGCCCCCACACCGGCTACACCCGCGCCCACTGGGAGGCCGCCGCGGACGGCATGCTGCACGCCGCCCTCCGCTACGCCACCCCCGGCCAGGGCCTGATCGACCTGCCCGGACCCCCGTCGAAGTCCGGGGTGCGCTCCGACGGGCTCGAAGGGTTCGCCCGCACCTTCCTCCTCGCCGCCTTCCGCGCCGCCGGGGCCTCGGGCAAGGACCAGCACGGCTTCCTGGAGCGCTACACCGCGGGCATCGCCCGCGGCACCCGCACCCCCGGGCGCGACGACGCCGAGTCGTGGCCGGTGATCGGCCATCACGGCGCCCACGGCCAGCCCATGGTGGAGTCCGCGTCCGTGGCCCTGGGCCTGCGGCTGACCGCGCCGTGGACCTGGGACGCCCTGCCGTCCGACGCCCAGGACCGCACCGAGGAATGGCTGCGCGGTGCGCTGCGCCACCAGCCCGCTCCCAACAACTGGTATCTCTTCCCCCTCACCGTCGCCGGTTTCCTTCAGGCCGTCGGGCGCGGCGACGCCGAGACGGCCCGCGCCATCGAGCGGGGGCTCGGCCTCCTGGAGGGCTGGTACGAGGGCCAGGGCTGGTACTCCGACGGCGACGGGCGGTCGTTCGACCACTACAACGGCTGGGCGCTGCACATGTACCCGCTGCTCCACGCCCATCTGGCCGGCGACCAAGCGCTGCTGGACCGGCTCGGCCCGCGGCTGCGCACCTTCCTCGAGGGCTTCTCGCTGCTCTTCGACGCCGACGGCGCCCCCATCCACCACGGCCGCTCCCTCACCTACCGCTTCGCCGCCGTCGCCTCGGTGGCCCTCGGCGCCCTCACCGGCCACACCCCCCTCGCCCCCGGGGCCACCCGCCGCATCCTCAGCGGAGCGCTGCGCCACTTTCTGGACCGCGGGGCGCTGACCGAGGACGGGGTGCTGAGCCTGGGCTGGTACGGGCCGCACGCCGCGACCCTGCAGCGCTACTCCGGGCCCGGCTCGCCCTACTGGGCCTCCAAGGGGTTCCTCGGCCTGCTGCTCCCGCCCGACCACCCGGTGTGGACCGCCACCGAGGAGGCCGCGCCGGTCGAGGGGCCGGACCGGGCGCTGGCGCTGCCCGCCGCCGGGTTCCTCGTCCAGACCACCGGCCGGGACGGGCTGGTGCGGCTGCACAACCACGGCAGCTACAAACTCCGGCCCTGGGAGGCCGAGCACGGACCGGCCGACCCGCTCTACGCCCGGCTCGCCTACTCCACCCGCACCGGTCCCACCAGCGCGGACAACACCCCCGACAACCACATCGCCATCGAGGTGCGCGGAGTGCGCAGCGCCCGGCTGCGCATCCACCCCCTGGCCGCGGGCCCCGACTGGCTCGCCTCCTCCCACACCCCCGCTTTCCCCGACGCCGGCCCCAAGGTGCCCTCGATCCGCGTCGACAGCCTGACCCTCGTCCGCGGCCGGCTCGAAGTGCGGGTCCACCGCGCCGTGGGCGTCCCCGCCGGGACCCGGATCCACCACAGCGGCTGGGCCGTCGCGCTGCCCCCGGGCACCCCGGCGGAGACGGAACAGGGCGCCGAGATACGGCTGGACGGGGAAGAGGTGACCGGTCAGCTCCTCGGACTGCACGGCTGGCAGAGCGCGACCGCGGTCCGGGCGCCGCAGGGCACCGCGTACGGGTCATGGGCCCTGGTCCCCGAACTCACCGGCACCGTCGGCGAGGACCCGGCCGGCACCCTCTTCGTCGCACTGGCCTCGCTCACCGGCGAACGCGACCCGGCCCCCCTCGTCGATCTCGCCACCGCCGAGGTGAACGGGCTCGCGGTCACCGTACGGCTGCCGGACGGCCAAGGCGTCGTGGTGGACTTCGGCGCGGGCGACGCGCCCACCGTCACGGAGGCGGGCGCATGACGCGGCTCGGCATCTGCTCGGTGACGCTGCGCGGGCTCGACCCCGACCGAGTGATCGCCGCCGTGGCCGGAGCGGGCCTGGAGTGCGTCGAATGGGGCGGTGACGTCCATGTGCCGCCCGGCGACGAGGACACCGCCCGGCGGGTCCGCGACGCCACTGCGGCCGCCGGGCTCGCCGTCGCCTCGTACGGCTCCTACTACCGTGCCGGGCGCGGCGACCCGGAGGAGTTCGACGCGGTGCTCCGCTCCGCCGTGGCGCTCGGCGCCCCGCGCATCCGGATCTGGGCGGGCGCCACCGGCACCCGGGAGACCCCGCCCGAGGCGCGCCGCGCGGTCGTCGAGGACACCCGGCGCGCGGCCGCGCTCGCCGCGGAGGCGGGGGTGGAACTCGCCTACGAGTTCCACCGCAACACCTTGACCGACGGCGCCGACCACACCCTCCGGCTGCTGGACGAGGTGGACCGCGCCGAGGTCGCCACCTACTGGCAGCCGCCCGTCGACATGCCCGACGCCGAGGCGCTGAAGGGGCTGGACGCGCTGGGGGACCGGATCGCCGCGGTGCACGCCTTCTCCTGGTGGCCCGGGACCACCCGGCTGCCGCTGACCGCCCGCGCCCCGCTGTGGCGCAGCGCCTTCGAGCGGCTGCTCACCCACCGCGCCGCGATGTCCGGCGGCCCGCCGCTGGATGTCCTGCTGGAGTTCGTGCCGGGGGACGACGAGCGGCTGCTGCCGCGGGAGGCGGCCACGCTGCGGGCCCTCGCCGACGTTCAGGGGGCGTCCGGCGGGTCGTGACGCCTTGCGGCGGGCTGCTCCCCTCCCCGCCCCTTCCCTCAGGCCGGGCGCCCCGCCCAGACCCCGGGCCGGGCGCCCCGGAGGTGCGCGGGCGTCCGCCCGGTCATCCGCCGCGTCGGCGTGCCGACCGCGATCAGCCCGCCGGTGCGGGTGTGCACGGCGGCGACGGTCGGCTCGTCGACGCCTCGGGGTCCAGGGGCGAGGCCCCTGGTTCGGGAAGGGGCGGGGAGGGGAAGGAGCCGCCGGACACGGGATCGGTGGCGAGTGATGGGCAGGTGATCACCTGGGGGTGCGGGAGGCACCCCCGTAGGAGGTGTCCTCCTCGATGGTGCCGCCGAATTCGTCCCGGAGCGTCTCCATGTTCTTACGGGGCGAGGACGACAGCACCCAGCGGTTGCCGACCAGATAGACCCCGCCGTACATCTGCGCGGTCTCCAGCCAGTCGCGCTGGCCCTTGGCGGTCACGAAGTCGAGGAAGACGAACTTGCCCTCGGCGGTCTTGCAGACGGCCTGGCGGTAGTCGTCCACCTTGGTGGTGAACTGCGGCTCGCAGCCGGCGGCCGAGGCGAGCTGCTCCACCCGCGCGGCCTTGGGCGCGGGGCTCGCGCTCGGCCGGGCGGCGTTCCCGCCGGTCTCCGCCTTGGCGTCCGCCTTACCGTCCCCGCCGCCGCATCCGGCGACGGTCAGCAGCGCGCCCACCGCCGCCGCGACCGCCATCGCGCGCGGGCCGTGGCGGCGCGGGGGCGGTTGGCGGGCCGGAGCGGGTGCCGGGCGTCGGCGTCGGCGGCGTCGTACATAAAAGGCCCTCTCGCATCGGATCCGGGTCGCGGCTGTGTCCATCGCATCTACGGATACGGAGGGGCGGCGACGATCGTTCATCCCCCTCGCACGGTTCCGAGCCCGGCCGGGTGCGTACCGGCGCGGCCGGGCTGCCCGGACCCTTGACAGCCAGGTCGGATGCTGGATTACTGGACCGCGCCCGAACGGTGACCGAATGTTCGGTCGGCAAGCGGAGGTGGTGGACGGCCCATGGCGGAATCCCTGAGCGTGGCTCCGCTCGACGACGCCGAGCGGATGAGCCCCGAGGAGCTGAGGGCGCTCCAGCTCACCCGGCTGCGCGCCACCTTGCGCCATGCGTACGACCATGTCGAGCTGTACCGCAAGAAGTTCCGCGAGGCCGGGGTCGGCCCCGAGGACTGCCGCACCTTGGAGGACCTGGCCCGGTTCCCCTTCACCACCAAGGACGATCTGCGCGACACCTACCCCTTCGGGATGTTCGGCGTCGAGCACAGCGAGGTGCGGCGGCTCCACGCCTCCAGCGGCACCACCGGCCGCCCCACCCTCGTCGGCTACACCGAGCACGACCTGGCGGTCTGGGCGGAGGTGATCGCCCGCTCGATCCGCGCGGCCGGCGGCCGGCCCGGCCACAAGGTGCACATCTCCTACGGCTACGGGCTGTTCACCGGCGGCCTCGGCGCCCACTACGGCGCGGAGCGGCTCGGCTGCACCGTCATTCCCGCCTCCGGGGGCATGACCGCCCGGCAGGTGCGGCTCATCCAGGACCTCGGGCCCGAGATCATCATGATCACGCCGTCCTATCTGCTGACGCTCCTCGACGAGTTCGAGCGGCAAGGCGTCGATCCCCGCTCCACCTCCCTCCAGGTCGGCATCTTCGGCGCCGAACCCTGGACGGAGGAGATGCGGCGGGAGATCGAGGAGCGCATGGACATCCACGCGGTGGACATATACGGGCTCTCGGAGGTGATCGGCCCCGGGGTGGCCCAGGAGTGCGTGGAGACCAAGGACGGACTGCACGTCTGGGAGGACCACTTCTACCCGGAGATCGTCGACCCGCTCGGCGACGCGGTGCTGCCCGGCGGCGAGGAGGGGGAGCTGACCTTCACCACCCTCACCAAGGAGGCGCTCCCCGTCATCCGCTACCGCACCCGCGATCTGACCCGGCTGCTGCCCGGCACCGCCCGCCCCGCCTTCCGGCGCATCCAGAAGATCACCGGCCGCTGTGACGACATGCTCATCGTGCGTGGGGTCAATGTCTTTCCCACCCAGGTCGAGGAGATCGTGCTGCGGGTCCCGGCGGTGGCCCCGCACTTCCAACTCGAGCTGACCCGGCGCGGCCGGATGGACCATATGGCGGTGCGGATCGAGGCCCGCCCCGGCGTCGGTCCCGAGCAGCGCGCGGCCGCCGCGGCGACGATCGCGCGGGGAGTGAAGGACGGGGTGGGGCTCACGGTCGAGGTGGCGGTCGTGGACCCGGAGACGCTGGAGCGCTCCGTGGGCAAGATCCGCCGGGTCAAGGACCGGCGGACGGAGAGCTGAGCAGCGCCCCGGGCGCTCCATCCATGGACGGGACGCGGCGCCCGGGACGCGGCGCCCGCGACGGAGGGCCCCGAGCGTACGGGCTCAGCGGGCCAGTTCGAGAGCGGGGATCTCCTGATGCAGGGGCAACCGCGCCCCGCAGACGGTCGCCTGGGCCTGTGCCGCGACCCTGCGCCGGTCGTCGACGTCCCGCATCGGCCGCAGCGCACGGTGCACGGCCACCCGCACGGTGAGCCCGTCGGCGCGCAGCACCCGGCGCAGCGAGCCGCCGAAGTCGTCCTCGCCGACGAAGGCCGCCACCGTGGTCGGGGCGCCGTGCTGGACGTACTCCAGCGTCACCGGACGCACCGGCGCGCCCGCGTCCAGCGCGGCCTGGAAGGTGGCCCGCCGGAAGCCGCCGCCCGTGCCCGAACACCAGGTGATGCCCTGGGGAAAGGCCATCACCGACTGGCCGTCACGCATCCGGGCGGCCATCTCCCGTACGGTGTCGGGGAGTTCGCGTAGCGAACCGCGGTCGATGTACAGCGTGCCCGCGCGGGTGGCCAGCGAGCCGATCAGCGGCCAGCCCGCGATCTCCCGCTTGGCCAGCATCACCACGGGCTCCACCGCGAGCAGCGCGAGGATGTCCAGCCAGGAGATGTGATTCGCCACGACGAGCGTGCCGGTGCCGCCGGGCGCGCTGAGCGTGCTGTCGCCCGTCACCTCCAGCCGGATGCCGAGGGAGTCCAGCAGCGTCGCCGCCCGCGCCCGCAGCGTCTCGGGCTCGGCGATCCGCCGACCGGACAGCATCGCGCCCATCACCGCCCGGACGAAGACCGCGGCCCGCCGGGCGCCCCGGGTGGCCGGGACGCGGTCGGCGGCGTGGGAGACACAGCCGGGAGTGCACGGGGACCAGCCCGCCCAGGCGTGCTCGGGCAGACTCATCGCGGCCGTGTCGGTCACCGGGATTCACCGAGGAAGTAGCGGCGGTAGCGGTCGTTCATCCGCTCGGTGTCCAGCAGTACGAAGAAGTCGGCGTCGTTGAAGGCCCGGTCGTGCTGCGGGGAGCCGCACATCCAGGCGCCGACCCGCAGATAGCCGCGGAGCAGCGGCGGCAGGTCCGCGTAGCTGGGCTCGCCGTCCAGCGGCCGCGAGGGTATCCACGGGTCGAGCGGGTGGACCCGCATCTCGGCCGGGGCGGCGTGCTTGGTGGTGCCGAGCAGCCAGGCGTTGGCGGCCGCCCCCTCGCCCTCGGCCAGTGGAACCGAGGCACAGCCCGCGAGATAGCGATGGCCGGACAGCAGCACATAGCGGGCCAGGCCGGCCCACATGAGGTTGATGACCGCGCCCGTGCGGTGGTCGGCGTGGACACAGGCCCGGCCGGTCTCGACCATGGACGAGCGGACCTCGGTCGGAAGACCGCGCAGATCGAACTCGGTGTCCGAGTAGAGCCGCCCGCTGCGTCCGGGAGGAAGCAGCCGGTAGGTGCCGACCACGGTGCCCGTCGCCGTGTCCGTGACGATCAGGTGGTCCATGACCTCGTCGAACTCGTCCACGTCGCGGCCGTCGACCGCGGCGTCCAGCCGGCCGCCCCTCTCCTCGCCGAACACCTGGTAGCGCAGCCGCTGCGCGGCGTGGATCTGCTCCTGGGTGTGGGCGATCGAGGTGACGTACGAGCTGGTGGGCGCCGTCGTCGAGGACGTCGTGAGCACGGACATTCCTGTTCTCCGTTCAAGGGAAGTCAGGAGCGGTGGGGACTGGGGAAGAGCGGAAGAAACGCCTCACTCGCCGTGCGGTGCGCCGAGGCGGCGCGCACTGCAGGCGTTCACCAGTCTTGCCGTGGCGACGTACGTCACAGTGTCCGTGTGGTGATTCGGCGACTGCCAGTCGATGACGAACACATGCCGCTGGTCGGCCCGTGGTTACGGAGCGGTAGCGCCGGTGCCGCCGTTGTCATCGGTGCCAGAAGCGGTCCGGTGCGCGAAGCCCAGTGAGTGGGCGGCGGTGGCGGGGGTGGGCTGGGACCAGTAGTCGCTGACGGCCTGGGCCGAGGACAGGGAACGAGTTTCGGCCAGATCCAGATAGAGGACGCCGTCGAGATGGTCGGTCTCGTGCTGGACGATCCGCGCGGGCCAGCCGGTGAACTCCTCGTCCAGCTCGCGCCCCGTCTCGTCCTGCCCGCGCAGCCGGATCCGGTCCGGGCGGCTGACCACGGCCTGCCAGCCGGGGATGCTCAGGCACCCCTCGAAGAACGCCGCCCGGCCGTCGCCGACCGGTTCGTAGGCGGGATTGACCAGCACCCGGTACGGCTGCGGCACCCGGCCGCGCACCTCCCGCACCTCGTCCGCCACCTCCGCCGGGTCCTCGATCACCGCGAGCCGCAGCGGCACACCGATCTGCGGGGCGGCGAGCCCCACCCCGGGCGCGGAGTGCATCGTCTCCCGCATCGCCGCCAGCAGCCGGTCCAGCTGGTCCGCGGCCAGCTGGCCCTCGTACGGCAGGGCCGGCTGCCGGAGGACGGGGACGCCCGCGGAGATGATCGGCAGCGGGCGGGTCCCGGAGAGCAGTTCGTCGACGAGCTCGGACACGGTGGTGGTCGGCATGGGGACAGCCTGACAGACGATCACCGGGGGCGTGGCCGGTGCTCAAGCGGCGGGTGCTCACCCCCGGGTGCTCACCATCGGACAAAAGGTGAACAGGGCACCGATGGGGTCCGTAGACGCCGATGAGCCGCCGGGAACATCCCACGCCCCCGCGGCTCGGCCGAGTCCTCCCGGCTCGGTCGCTGCCGCCCCGCGGCGCTCCCCCCGTTGTGCACGGCGGGGCGGCAGCCCTTCCCGCCACCCTCGCCCGTTGTGTCGTTTTCGTCGTACGTGCGCGGGTACCCGCTCGCCGCACGGGCCCCGGAGGAGGGGCGGAGGGAGGGCGGATGACCAGCCATGACGACCTGCCGCTCGCGGATTACGACCATCTGCCGCTCGGCGCCCTGCGGCACCGCATCCGCGCCCTCACCGAGGAGCGGCTGCGGAAGCTGCTGGAGTACGAGCGCTCCCACGCCGACCGCCTTCCGGTCGTCGAGGTGGTCACGGCGCGCATGCGCCAGCTGGAGGGCGGCGCCACCCCCTCGCCCGGTGAGCCGGGCGCCGAGCCGCTCCCCGAGCGGCCCGATCCGCCGCGCGGCGGATCGTCGGTGACACCGCAGACGGCGGCCGAGCCGAGCCCGCCGCCGCGCCACGGCCACCCCGGCCACCCGGGGCAGGCGGAGTGAACCGCCCGCACAGCCCCTCGGAACCCAGGGGCGCTCTCGCTAGCCCCGCTCGGCCCGTGCCTCCGGCAGCAGCTCCCGGATGTCGCTCGGCAGCACGCCGTAGAGCTTCTCCATCAGCTCCGGGTCCACGGCCGAGTCCAGTACCTCGAAGAAGGCGGCCGCCTCGCGCAGCGCCTCCTCCTCGGTGTGTTCGGTGCGCCAGGCGACCCGGCCCGCGAAACCGGTGAGGTCGAACCGCTCGCCGTGGTCCCGCCGGTGCGCCCGCTCCTCGGGCGTGCCCTCGTGCGCGGCGGCGACCCGGCGCAGGGGCTCGCCCGCCTCCTGCGGCAGCTGTGCCGCCATATGGTCCGCCAGCCCGCCCGGGATGCGCTCGGCGAGGGTCTCGAGCGTCGCCCGTATCGCCCGCTCGGCCGACTGCCGGTCGGGGAGCTGGGCCCGGGCCTGGACCAGGCCCGTCAGTTCTTCGTAGCGCATGGTCGGCGCTCCTCGTGGTCGGATGCCCGGTGCTGTGCCGAGTGCCCCGTGCGGTTCGCTCAAACCGTCGCCGGGCGCCCGGTCTCCTCGGTGTCCTCCCGCGCGGCGAGCAGCGGCCCGAGCACCCGGGTGCCGGGTCCGGTGCGCCCGCCGGGGCCCGGGAGCTGGGTGGTGTTGCCGACCGTCAGGGGCTCCTGGCAGTGGGCGCACGCGGACACCGGCGTGGTGTCCTGTCCGCAGCCGAGATGGCGGATCCGGGCCGGCGGCCCGGCGGGACCCGCGTACCAGCGGTCGCCCCACTCCATCAGGGCGAGCAGCACCGGATAGAGCTCCTTGCCCTTCGGGGCGGCGCGATAGTGCTCACGCGGCGGACGCTCCTGGTATCGCTCCCGGACCAGCACCCCCTCCTCGACCAGCCGGGACAGCCGGGCGGCCAGGACCTTCCGCGATATGCCCAGGTCATGGGCGAGATCGTCGAAGCGGGTGACCCCGGTGAGCACATCCCGCATGATCAGCGCCGTCCAGGCGTCGCCGAACAGATCGGTGGCGCGGGCGATCGAGCAGGCCACATCGGCGAGCGGAGTACGGGTCATGACACAACCCTAGCCGAGTTCCCTGAGGGAACTTAAGGATGTTAGGTTTCCTCGGGGAACCGGGCGAGCCCGTCCGGCCCACCCCAGGCACCGGTGAATCCGCGAATCCGCGCACCCGTGAGGGAGAAGACGATGGCCGCCGCCCCGCACATCGAACTGGACTCACGGTCGCCCGAGGCCGTCGACGGCCGACAGATCCGGGCCGTCACCTTCCAGGACAGCCGCCTGGAGTACGTCCGCACCACGCTCAAGAGCGCGGACCTGTCCGCGCCCGGAAGCC contains:
- a CDS encoding winged helix-turn-helix transcriptional regulator codes for the protein MTRTPLADVACSIARATDLFGDAWTALIMRDVLTGVTRFDDLAHDLGISRKVLAARLSRLVEEGVLVRERYQERPPREHYRAAPKGKELYPVLLALMEWGDRWYAGPAGPPARIRHLGCGQDTTPVSACAHCQEPLTVGNTTQLPGPGGRTGPGTRVLGPLLAAREDTEETGRPATV
- a CDS encoding DUF2264 domain-containing protein; the encoded protein is MPELPFLLPADDRTLSPHTGYTRAHWEAAADGMLHAALRYATPGQGLIDLPGPPSKSGVRSDGLEGFARTFLLAAFRAAGASGKDQHGFLERYTAGIARGTRTPGRDDAESWPVIGHHGAHGQPMVESASVALGLRLTAPWTWDALPSDAQDRTEEWLRGALRHQPAPNNWYLFPLTVAGFLQAVGRGDAETARAIERGLGLLEGWYEGQGWYSDGDGRSFDHYNGWALHMYPLLHAHLAGDQALLDRLGPRLRTFLEGFSLLFDADGAPIHHGRSLTYRFAAVASVALGALTGHTPLAPGATRRILSGALRHFLDRGALTEDGVLSLGWYGPHAATLQRYSGPGSPYWASKGFLGLLLPPDHPVWTATEEAAPVEGPDRALALPAAGFLVQTTGRDGLVRLHNHGSYKLRPWEAEHGPADPLYARLAYSTRTGPTSADNTPDNHIAIEVRGVRSARLRIHPLAAGPDWLASSHTPAFPDAGPKVPSIRVDSLTLVRGRLEVRVHRAVGVPAGTRIHHSGWAVALPPGTPAETEQGAEIRLDGEEVTGQLLGLHGWQSATAVRAPQGTAYGSWALVPELTGTVGEDPAGTLFVALASLTGERDPAPLVDLATAEVNGLAVTVRLPDGQGVVVDFGAGDAPTVTEAGA
- a CDS encoding sugar phosphate isomerase/epimerase family protein, coding for MTRLGICSVTLRGLDPDRVIAAVAGAGLECVEWGGDVHVPPGDEDTARRVRDATAAAGLAVASYGSYYRAGRGDPEEFDAVLRSAVALGAPRIRIWAGATGTRETPPEARRAVVEDTRRAAALAAEAGVELAYEFHRNTLTDGADHTLRLLDEVDRAEVATYWQPPVDMPDAEALKGLDALGDRIAAVHAFSWWPGTTRLPLTARAPLWRSAFERLLTHRAAMSGGPPLDVLLEFVPGDDERLLPREAATLRALADVQGASGGS
- a CDS encoding hydroxyacid dehydrogenase translates to MAERSARQVLGSGRMDRLTELLDLDPGLVLDDFTTPAARRALADAELLVTGWGCPPLDRGALDAAPRLRAVVHTAGTVRHHITDACWERGIAVSSAAAANAVPVAEYTVAMILLSNKRILDIARDYRAERRTIDWNERYPDAGNYRRTVGILSASVIGRRVIELLRPYDLDLRLYDPYVTAEEARELGARQVGLRELFAGSDVISVHTPLLPATQGLVSRELLAAMPDGATLINTARGAVVDQDALTEELVAGRIRAVLDVTVPEVLPAASPLYDCDNALITPHIAGSKSGELRRLADLAIGEIENYVTGRDFAHPVRPEILDRSA
- a CDS encoding DUF2267 domain-containing protein, which encodes MRYEELTGLVQARAQLPDRQSAERAIRATLETLAERIPGGLADHMAAQLPQEAGEPLRRVAAAHEGTPEERAHRRDHGERFDLTGFAGRVAWRTEHTEEEALREAAAFFEVLDSAVDPELMEKLYGVLPSDIRELLPEARAERG
- the paaK gene encoding phenylacetate--CoA ligase PaaK, with amino-acid sequence MAESLSVAPLDDAERMSPEELRALQLTRLRATLRHAYDHVELYRKKFREAGVGPEDCRTLEDLARFPFTTKDDLRDTYPFGMFGVEHSEVRRLHASSGTTGRPTLVGYTEHDLAVWAEVIARSIRAAGGRPGHKVHISYGYGLFTGGLGAHYGAERLGCTVIPASGGMTARQVRLIQDLGPEIIMITPSYLLTLLDEFERQGVDPRSTSLQVGIFGAEPWTEEMRREIEERMDIHAVDIYGLSEVIGPGVAQECVETKDGLHVWEDHFYPEIVDPLGDAVLPGGEEGELTFTTLTKEALPVIRYRTRDLTRLLPGTARPAFRRIQKITGRCDDMLIVRGVNVFPTQVEEIVLRVPAVAPHFQLELTRRGRMDHMAVRIEARPGVGPEQRAAAAATIARGVKDGVGLTVEVAVVDPETLERSVGKIRRVKDRRTES
- a CDS encoding lysophospholipid acyltransferase family protein, with translation MTDTAAMSLPEHAWAGWSPCTPGCVSHAADRVPATRGARRAAVFVRAVMGAMLSGRRIAEPETLRARAATLLDSLGIRLEVTGDSTLSAPGGTGTLVVANHISWLDILALLAVEPVVMLAKREIAGWPLIGSLATRAGTLYIDRGSLRELPDTVREMAARMRDGQSVMAFPQGITWCSGTGGGFRRATFQAALDAGAPVRPVTLEYVQHGAPTTVAAFVGEDDFGGSLRRVLRADGLTVRVAVHRALRPMRDVDDRRRVAAQAQATVCGARLPLHQEIPALELAR
- the def gene encoding peptide deformylase, which translates into the protein MPTTTVSELVDELLSGTRPLPIISAGVPVLRQPALPYEGQLAADQLDRLLAAMRETMHSAPGVGLAAPQIGVPLRLAVIEDPAEVADEVREVRGRVPQPYRVLVNPAYEPVGDGRAAFFEGCLSIPGWQAVVSRPDRIRLRGQDETGRELDEEFTGWPARIVQHETDHLDGVLYLDLAETRSLSSAQAVSDYWSQPTPATAAHSLGFAHRTASGTDDNGGTGATAP
- a CDS encoding GNAT family N-acetyltransferase; this translates as MSVLTTSSTTAPTSSYVTSIAHTQEQIHAAQRLRYQVFGEERGGRLDAAVDGRDVDEFDEVMDHLIVTDTATGTVVGTYRLLPPGRSGRLYSDTEFDLRGLPTEVRSSMVETGRACVHADHRTGAVINLMWAGLARYVLLSGHRYLAGCASVPLAEGEGAAANAWLLGTTKHAAPAEMRVHPLDPWIPSRPLDGEPSYADLPPLLRGYLRVGAWMCGSPQHDRAFNDADFFVLLDTERMNDRYRRYFLGESR